A region from the Leptolyngbya iicbica LK genome encodes:
- the ribH gene encoding 6,7-dimethyl-8-ribityllumazine synthase, translating to MAVLEGNFHQSEPRRFALVIGRFNDLVTEKLLGACQDCLKRHGVDVDPHGEQVDYAWVPGSFEIPMVARQLALTGRYNAIICLGAVIKGQTPHFDYVAAEVSKGIAAASFQTGVPIVFGVLTTDTMQQALERAGIKSNLGWSYAMSALEMSSLMGQIQALPSDPQNGLLSAGAAPTLPSAAVPTQATSTNQ from the coding sequence ATGGCTGTTTTGGAAGGGAATTTTCACCAGAGCGAACCCCGTCGTTTTGCTCTGGTGATTGGTCGTTTTAACGACCTTGTCACGGAAAAGCTTTTAGGTGCTTGCCAGGATTGTTTGAAGCGTCACGGGGTCGATGTTGATCCCCATGGTGAGCAGGTCGATTATGCCTGGGTGCCAGGAAGCTTTGAGATTCCGATGGTGGCCCGCCAGTTAGCGCTTACTGGGCGCTATAACGCCATTATTTGCTTAGGCGCAGTGATCAAAGGGCAAACGCCCCACTTTGATTACGTAGCCGCTGAGGTTTCCAAAGGGATAGCCGCGGCAAGCTTTCAGACTGGGGTGCCCATTGTGTTTGGCGTCCTCACGACTGACACAATGCAGCAAGCGTTGGAGCGAGCTGGCATTAAGAGCAATCTGGGGTGGAGCTACGCCATGAGCGCACTAGAAATGTCGAGCTTGATGGGACAAATTCAAGCTTTGCCGAGTGATCCGCAGAATGGTTTGCTATCGGCTGGGGCTGCACCAACTTTGCCATCGGCAGCAGTGCCGACCCAAGCGACCTCTACCAACCAGTAG
- a CDS encoding CBS domain-containing protein — translation MDLVLCHTTADFDTLGAAVGVALLYPAARIVLAGGCHPTVQAFLALHRDEYPLIERRAVDLDAVEAIAVVDTQSLERLGPVGSWVTRVAERGGEVQVYDHHSGGDRTLPATELIVDEVGAATTLVVEALQARGLQLNTSQATVMALGIHVDTGSLTFTSSTVRDAAALAWVMGQGASQSAIAEFVEPNLSPTLQDLSETAITQLQREQQPGHTLGWVLLKTATHVPGLSGLAERLLTFLDLDSLLFGAWFPSRETTQKLVLIGRTRGRVAATPEHPGIDFNVLLSRLGGGGHPTAAAATYITDDAQGEFERTLAELRQQIPPMPTARDLMSSPVRTIRPSTQITEAQRILLRYGHSGLSVVDRNGELVGVISRRDIDLALHHGFGHAPVKGYMSTQIKTVQPHTPLPDIEALMVTYDIGRLPVLEGDRLVGVVTRTDVLRQLHQSQQAQVTVAEPVTAMVRPPSPSQLWQTLQARLAPALWEMLQSMAAVARDRGWQLYLVGGGVRDLFLSEPDTLLDLPDVDLVVDSAYQTLEMGAGVVLAEAIKAQHPDAELQVYGRFQTAALVWHTSPMGGDGSLMVDIATARTEFYPYPAANPEVEASSIRQDLYRRDFTINALAVSLTPPQPGQLLDFFGGLVDLQARHIRVLHANSFIEDPTRIYRAVRFAVRLGFTLEPQTEGFIRHAIDSGVYKRLQTEIAKLPTLQTRLKTELQYILAADYWEAALSLLDDLGALVCLHPELALSDRLWQQLRRLSRWLAQVDLLAALSPWQLRLELLLTGIPTRDRESVATHLQLPQTSVQRLAQLASAEVAILEKLPQCDRPSQCRQLLDAYDLESLVLISLRHPRHTSDRIWRYLTHWSQVKAPINGQDLKRLGYPPGPAYRDMLLRALYATLDGELANQAAAIAFIQRQYPLENATSNIQRSS, via the coding sequence ATGGATCTGGTCTTGTGCCATACCACCGCTGACTTTGATACCCTCGGTGCCGCCGTTGGGGTCGCGCTACTATACCCGGCGGCTCGCATTGTGTTGGCAGGCGGCTGCCATCCAACGGTGCAGGCTTTTTTGGCCCTGCATCGCGACGAATACCCGTTGATTGAGCGGCGGGCTGTCGATCTCGATGCGGTTGAGGCGATCGCGGTGGTCGATACCCAATCGTTAGAACGACTTGGTCCAGTGGGATCGTGGGTGACCCGCGTCGCGGAGCGGGGGGGCGAGGTGCAGGTCTATGACCACCACAGCGGGGGCGATCGCACTTTGCCCGCCACTGAATTGATCGTCGACGAGGTGGGCGCAGCAACTACGTTAGTGGTGGAAGCCTTGCAAGCCCGTGGTCTGCAGTTAAATACCAGCCAGGCGACTGTGATGGCGCTAGGGATTCATGTGGATACGGGATCGCTTACCTTCACGTCGTCGACGGTGCGGGATGCGGCGGCACTGGCGTGGGTGATGGGCCAGGGGGCGAGCCAGAGCGCGATCGCAGAATTTGTGGAACCCAATCTTTCCCCGACGTTGCAGGATTTGTCCGAAACGGCGATCACTCAATTGCAGCGCGAGCAGCAGCCGGGGCACACCCTGGGTTGGGTGTTGCTGAAAACCGCTACCCACGTTCCTGGTTTATCTGGACTGGCTGAGCGGTTGCTCACCTTTCTAGATTTGGACAGTTTGCTGTTTGGGGCGTGGTTTCCTTCGCGGGAAACCACGCAGAAACTGGTGTTGATTGGCCGCACTCGGGGCCGAGTCGCCGCGACTCCAGAACACCCTGGCATTGATTTCAATGTGCTGCTATCCCGGCTGGGCGGCGGCGGTCATCCCACAGCGGCGGCGGCCACCTATATCACAGACGATGCGCAAGGGGAATTTGAACGAACTTTGGCAGAGCTCCGCCAACAGATTCCCCCGATGCCGACCGCTCGGGATTTGATGTCGTCGCCGGTGCGCACTATCCGCCCCAGTACCCAAATCACCGAAGCCCAACGGATTCTTTTGCGCTACGGCCATTCCGGCCTATCGGTGGTCGATCGCAATGGTGAGTTGGTTGGGGTGATCTCCCGTCGCGACATCGACTTGGCGCTCCATCATGGGTTTGGCCACGCGCCGGTCAAGGGCTACATGTCCACCCAAATCAAAACGGTGCAGCCACACACGCCCCTGCCCGATATCGAAGCGCTGATGGTGACCTATGACATTGGCCGACTACCTGTTTTGGAGGGCGATCGCCTAGTTGGGGTCGTCACCCGCACCGATGTACTGCGGCAGCTACACCAATCTCAGCAAGCTCAAGTCACCGTTGCCGAACCTGTGACTGCGATGGTGCGGCCTCCCAGCCCGTCCCAACTTTGGCAAACGCTGCAGGCCCGTCTGGCCCCGGCGTTGTGGGAGATGTTGCAGTCGATGGCGGCGGTGGCCCGCGATCGCGGTTGGCAACTCTATCTCGTGGGCGGTGGCGTACGAGATTTGTTTCTGAGTGAACCGGACACTTTGCTCGACTTGCCAGATGTCGATTTGGTGGTGGATAGCGCTTATCAAACCCTCGAAATGGGGGCCGGGGTGGTGCTGGCAGAGGCCATTAAAGCGCAGCATCCTGACGCTGAGTTGCAGGTCTATGGCCGCTTTCAGACGGCTGCATTGGTCTGGCACACATCACCGATGGGGGGCGACGGCTCACTCATGGTCGATATCGCTACCGCCCGCACGGAGTTTTATCCTTACCCGGCGGCCAATCCCGAAGTGGAGGCCAGTTCGATCCGCCAAGATCTGTATCGCCGCGACTTTACGATCAATGCGCTAGCCGTGAGTCTGACGCCCCCCCAACCCGGGCAGCTCCTCGATTTTTTTGGTGGCCTGGTTGATCTCCAAGCGCGCCATATCCGGGTATTACACGCCAACAGCTTTATTGAAGATCCGACGCGCATTTATCGGGCGGTGCGCTTTGCGGTAAGGCTGGGTTTTACTTTGGAACCCCAAACGGAAGGCTTTATTCGCCATGCCATTGATAGTGGTGTTTACAAACGGCTGCAAACAGAGATTGCTAAGCTGCCCACCTTGCAAACTCGGCTGAAAACAGAATTGCAATACATCTTGGCGGCAGATTATTGGGAAGCCGCCTTAAGCCTGCTGGATGATTTGGGGGCTCTGGTGTGTTTGCACCCCGAGTTGGCACTCAGCGATCGCCTCTGGCAACAATTGCGCCGATTGAGTCGTTGGCTCGCACAAGTGGACTTATTGGCGGCGCTCTCGCCATGGCAACTGCGGTTGGAATTGCTGCTCACAGGCATTCCGACCCGCGATCGCGAATCAGTGGCCACCCATTTGCAGTTGCCCCAAACCAGCGTGCAACGGCTGGCCCAGTTAGCGTCGGCAGAGGTCGCGATTTTGGAGAAACTCCCCCAGTGCGATCGCCCTAGCCAGTGTCGGCAACTGCTAGATGCCTATGACTTAGAATCCCTCGTGCTCATCAGTCTCCGGCATCCTCGGCACACCAGCGATCGCATCTGGCGCTACTTGACCCATTGGTCTCAGGTCAAAGCACCGATCAATGGTCAAGACTTAAAGCGGCTGGGCTATCCGCCAGGACCGGCGTATCGGGACATGCTATTGAGGGCTTTGTACGCCACTTTAGACGGCGAGTTGGCGAATCAGGCAGCGGCAATCGCGTTCATTCAACGCCAATATCCCCTCGAAAATGCCACCTCTAACATTCAGCGATCGTCCTGA
- the psbZ gene encoding photosystem II reaction center protein PsbZ, whose translation MVIVFQLALFALVLLSFVMVVGVPVAYASPQNWEQSKRLILLGSVVWGILVVVVGSLNYLVV comes from the coding sequence ATGGTAATTGTTTTCCAGTTGGCACTCTTTGCGCTGGTTCTCCTGTCTTTTGTGATGGTGGTCGGCGTACCTGTCGCCTATGCCTCGCCTCAAAACTGGGAGCAGTCCAAGCGTTTGATCCTGCTAGGGTCTGTCGTCTGGGGGATTTTGGTTGTAGTTGTCGGTAGTCTCAACTACCTTGTGGTGTAG
- a CDS encoding (2Fe-2S) ferredoxin domain-containing protein produces the protein MANSSSRYLITVCQHRSCLRNGAAETLAAFQQHQSDHLLVQGCECQGQCGSGPTVRVMPGDTWYCRVQPADAQTIMEQHCTPGGQPVESLLNPRLHQTQSAYANLAEQYQAFTQSQPAD, from the coding sequence ATGGCAAATTCTTCTTCGCGATACCTGATCACAGTCTGTCAGCACCGCTCTTGTCTACGCAATGGCGCTGCCGAGACGCTGGCGGCGTTTCAACAGCATCAGTCGGATCATTTGCTGGTGCAAGGATGCGAGTGCCAGGGGCAGTGCGGTTCTGGGCCGACTGTGCGCGTGATGCCTGGTGACACCTGGTACTGTCGAGTGCAACCTGCTGACGCCCAAACGATCATGGAGCAACATTGCACCCCGGGCGGTCAGCCCGTAGAGTCGCTGCTCAATCCGCGACTGCATCAAACTCAGTCAGCCTATGCCAATTTGGCTGAGCAGTACCAAGCGTTTACGCAATCTCAGCCGGCAGATTAA
- a CDS encoding shikimate dehydrogenase: MTRSGLTGKTQLLGIIGYPVEHSLSPPMQNAALAALSVDAVYVPFAVEPAALETAIAGLWSLGIQGFNVTIPHKQTVLPHLASVTDISQAVGAVNTVWRTDDGWAGTNTDVTGFIAPLKASKRNWASSKVVILGNGGAARAVVAGCVTLGCAEIWLVGRSADKLQQFVYSWQDSPLQPSLHTCLMTELDTVLPDTTLLVNTTPVGMHPQVNATPVTAAQMALLPMNAIAYDLIYTPSPTQFLQLATQRGLATFDGTEMLVQQGAAALQIWTQQLPPISLMRQTLRSQLGLP; encoded by the coding sequence ATGACGCGATCAGGCTTGACCGGTAAAACGCAATTATTGGGAATCATCGGTTATCCAGTTGAGCATTCTTTATCACCGCCGATGCAAAACGCGGCTCTAGCAGCGCTTAGCGTCGATGCTGTGTACGTTCCTTTTGCTGTAGAACCGGCAGCTTTAGAGACGGCGATCGCGGGGCTGTGGTCATTAGGCATTCAAGGCTTTAACGTCACCATTCCCCATAAGCAGACTGTCCTGCCTCACCTGGCCTCGGTGACTGACATCAGTCAAGCTGTGGGGGCGGTCAATACCGTCTGGCGGACCGATGATGGCTGGGCGGGCACCAATACCGATGTCACGGGTTTCATAGCGCCCTTGAAGGCAAGCAAGCGCAATTGGGCATCCTCAAAGGTCGTCATTTTAGGCAATGGCGGTGCCGCGAGAGCCGTGGTCGCGGGCTGTGTCACTCTGGGCTGCGCAGAAATTTGGCTAGTTGGCCGCAGCGCCGATAAGTTGCAACAGTTTGTTTACAGTTGGCAAGACTCCCCTCTGCAGCCATCTCTGCACACGTGTTTGATGACTGAGTTAGATACGGTGTTGCCCGACACGACTTTGCTCGTCAACACGACGCCGGTAGGGATGCATCCTCAGGTCAATGCAACTCCGGTCACGGCCGCGCAAATGGCCTTGTTGCCGATGAACGCGATCGCCTATGACTTAATTTACACACCGAGTCCCACTCAATTTCTGCAACTTGCCACCCAGCGAGGACTAGCCACCTTTGACGGCACGGAAATGTTGGTGCAGCAGGGGGCTGCCGCCCTGCAAATTTGGACTCAGCAGTTGCCCCCCATTTCTCTCATGCGTCAGACCCTGCGATCGCAGTTAGGATTACCCTAA
- a CDS encoding PP2C family protein-serine/threonine phosphatase, giving the protein MLKLLFSGMTDPGLVRSSNQDAYHVDSQGRFFIVADGMGGHAGGQEASSIATATIRTYLEEHWESDLATPQILEQAMVLANKAILTDQKQHPERGDMGTTAVVLTFRTDKDDQPWCAHVGDSRLYRLRGPKINALTEDHTWIARAVKEGELTPDQSRNHPWRHVLSQCLGREDMHRIDVQSIEAQPGDRFLLCSDGLTEELPDTVIAAHLKSIRAVESAAQALINSAKKHGGRDNITVVLVTLLLDTAAHETTGVETGFIVD; this is encoded by the coding sequence ATGCTCAAGCTACTCTTCTCTGGGATGACTGATCCTGGTTTGGTGCGTTCCAGCAACCAAGATGCCTATCACGTTGATTCTCAGGGGCGCTTTTTTATTGTGGCTGACGGTATGGGCGGCCATGCCGGCGGACAAGAGGCTAGTAGTATCGCCACTGCAACCATTCGCACGTATCTGGAAGAGCATTGGGAATCAGATTTGGCGACGCCACAGATTCTTGAGCAAGCAATGGTGCTGGCCAATAAAGCCATTCTCACGGATCAAAAGCAACATCCAGAGCGGGGCGATATGGGCACCACTGCAGTGGTGCTCACCTTTCGCACCGATAAAGACGACCAGCCTTGGTGTGCTCACGTAGGTGACTCCCGACTGTATCGCTTGCGAGGGCCTAAAATCAACGCCCTGACGGAAGACCATACCTGGATTGCTCGGGCTGTTAAAGAAGGCGAATTGACCCCGGATCAGTCGCGCAATCATCCTTGGCGACATGTTCTTTCCCAATGTCTGGGGCGGGAAGACATGCATCGCATTGATGTGCAATCGATTGAAGCTCAACCTGGCGATCGCTTTCTGCTCTGTAGTGATGGCCTAACGGAAGAGTTGCCGGATACTGTGATTGCTGCTCACTTAAAGTCTATTCGTGCGGTTGAGAGTGCCGCCCAGGCATTGATTAACTCAGCTAAAAAGCATGGCGGCCGCGACAACATTACCGTCGTGTTGGTGACCCTGTTACTGGATACTGCTGCTCACGAAACCACTGGTGTTGAGACCGGCTTTATTGTCGATTAG
- a CDS encoding alpha/beta fold hydrolase gives MFIAPGFEQRSIVTDLGAIAYAAPQPEFWPVADHPDQTLLFLHGFGGGSSSYEWSKVYPAFASDYRVFAPDLIGWGQSDHPERSYQISDYETTIVQLLQKLAPQGAIVIASALTAAIMVRVAVQQPELVKGLILVTPAGLSDFGKDFSESWLPQILRVPLLDKVLYQSAIATSAGISGFLSNRQFANPDLITGEMVEAYLASATQPNAEYAALSFVRGDLCFDLAEWLPQLTVPTVVFWGQAAQFTDVELGKRLAALNPEAIQQFEIIENVGLTPQLEQPSLTIALIQRSLRQLLAIPDPATSAH, from the coding sequence ATGTTCATCGCACCCGGATTTGAGCAACGCTCTATCGTCACCGACTTAGGCGCGATCGCCTATGCGGCTCCCCAGCCAGAGTTTTGGCCGGTGGCTGATCATCCCGACCAAACCCTGCTCTTTCTACACGGTTTTGGTGGCGGGTCATCCTCCTATGAATGGTCGAAGGTTTATCCGGCGTTTGCAAGTGATTATCGGGTGTTTGCCCCTGATCTCATCGGGTGGGGCCAGTCTGATCATCCTGAACGCAGCTATCAAATCAGCGATTACGAAACGACCATTGTCCAACTGTTGCAAAAATTAGCCCCGCAAGGAGCGATCGTCATTGCCTCGGCCTTGACTGCCGCCATCATGGTGCGGGTGGCGGTGCAGCAGCCTGAACTGGTGAAGGGGCTAATTTTGGTCACCCCAGCAGGACTGTCAGATTTTGGTAAAGATTTTAGCGAGAGTTGGTTACCGCAAATTTTGCGCGTCCCCCTGCTGGATAAAGTGCTTTATCAGAGCGCGATCGCGACTTCGGCGGGCATTAGTGGTTTCTTGAGTAATCGCCAGTTTGCTAACCCTGACCTGATCACAGGTGAAATGGTGGAGGCATATCTGGCTTCCGCTACCCAACCCAATGCGGAGTATGCGGCGTTGTCATTTGTGCGCGGCGATCTGTGTTTTGATCTGGCGGAGTGGCTACCACAACTGACGGTGCCGACGGTCGTGTTTTGGGGCCAAGCAGCGCAATTTACCGATGTGGAATTGGGCAAACGTCTGGCAGCACTGAATCCTGAGGCTATCCAGCAATTCGAGATCATTGAGAACGTGGGGCTGACGCCGCAGTTAGAACAACCTAGCTTGACGATCGCCCTGATTCAGCGATCGCTGCGGCAGCTCTTGGCTATCCCAGATCCGGCTACCAGTGCTCACTGA
- a CDS encoding CobW family GTP-binding protein — protein sequence MVTTATAGVPVTVLTGYLGAGKTTLLNRILTYEHGKKVAVIVNEFGEVGIDNQLVIDADEEIFEMNNGCICCTVRGDLIRIIGNLMQRRDKFDHLVIETTGLADPAPVIQTFFVDEDIQTQLNLDAVVTVVDAKHIAQHWESDEAQEQIAFADVILLNKIDLVTEAELNELERRIKEMNAMVKIYRTQNSELDIESVIGVKAFDLDRALEVDPDFLNEDAHEHDDEVYSFAIVEEKPLDSEKLSAWVSELLQTKGPDIFRTKGILNLAGENDRFVFQGVHMIFDGRGDRPWKPDETRRSEMVFIGRNLDEAEIRQGFRACLA from the coding sequence ATGGTGACGACAGCAACGGCAGGTGTGCCAGTAACCGTTTTGACCGGTTACTTAGGCGCTGGCAAGACCACTCTGCTCAACCGCATCTTGACTTACGAGCATGGCAAAAAGGTTGCGGTCATTGTGAACGAGTTCGGCGAAGTGGGGATTGATAACCAACTGGTAATCGACGCCGACGAAGAAATTTTTGAGATGAATAATGGCTGTATTTGCTGCACAGTGCGGGGCGACCTGATCCGCATTATCGGCAACTTGATGCAGCGTCGGGACAAATTTGACCATCTAGTGATTGAAACAACGGGGCTTGCCGATCCGGCTCCGGTCATTCAGACCTTCTTTGTGGATGAAGACATCCAAACGCAGCTGAACTTGGATGCGGTAGTCACCGTCGTTGATGCCAAGCACATTGCCCAGCACTGGGAGAGTGACGAAGCCCAGGAGCAAATTGCCTTTGCCGATGTGATTTTGCTGAACAAAATCGACTTGGTGACTGAAGCAGAGTTGAATGAACTGGAGCGACGCATCAAAGAAATGAATGCGATGGTCAAAATCTATCGCACCCAAAACTCTGAGTTAGACATCGAGTCAGTCATTGGCGTTAAAGCGTTTGATTTAGATCGTGCTTTAGAGGTTGACCCAGACTTCCTGAATGAAGACGCCCACGAGCACGACGACGAGGTGTATTCTTTCGCCATTGTGGAAGAAAAGCCGCTCGATAGCGAAAAACTTAGCGCCTGGGTCAGCGAATTACTCCAAACCAAAGGGCCCGATATCTTTCGCACTAAGGGGATTTTGAATCTGGCTGGGGAGAATGATCGCTTTGTGTTTCAGGGCGTCCACATGATTTTTGACGGACGTGGCGATCGCCCCTGGAAACCAGATGAAACCCGCCGCAGCGAGATGGTCTTCATTGGCCGCAACTTGGATGAAGCAGAAATTCGCCAAGGATTTCGGGCGTGTTTGGCGTGA
- a CDS encoding ABC1 kinase family protein yields MSAAYDSETALPAFPENKSGNGKAFGAQPPDPETLTSAELSTPTNGDSPGEAHAREGHDMSHETHSDFAASSAAANLMKLAAPPTTNVTPASNPQMTVQRRQKAYKWNRKRYSRTKRSIDIWSFVFRFLGARWLHKRPWSYQGDMTPEKMAARRRKQAIWIRETFLELGPTFIKLGQLFSTRADLFPTEYVEELSKLQDRVPAFSYEQVEEIIQADFGKSVPELFKSFDPIPLAAASLGQVHRAQLHSGDEVVVKVQRPGLKRLFKIDLAILRGIAVYFQNHPYWGKGRDWIGIYEECCRILWEEIDYLNEGRNADTFRRNFRKHDWTRVPRVFWRYATPRVLTLEYMPGIKISHYEALEAAGLDRKELAHLGAKAYLHQLLDDGFFHADPHPGNIAVSPEGALIFYDFGMMGQVKPVTRERLMITFIGIAQRDANLVVSSLVDLGALQETEDMGPVRRSVQYILDNLMDKPFEEQSVAEISDDLYEIAYDQPFRFPATFTFVMRAFSTLEGVGKGLDPEFNFMEAAKPFATKLMSNNDLSNSTESLFGEIGRQAAQVGSTAFGLPRRLEDTLDKLERGDVRVRVRSIETDRILRRVSNVNMATNYTLLVGAFVLSATILLVYEFLWLAIAAFLVAGVAGFALLRLMLQMGRADRL; encoded by the coding sequence GTGTCTGCTGCTTACGATTCTGAAACTGCTTTGCCAGCCTTTCCTGAAAACAAATCAGGCAACGGCAAAGCTTTTGGTGCTCAACCGCCTGATCCGGAAACGTTGACATCGGCGGAGCTCTCGACGCCGACGAATGGCGATAGCCCTGGCGAAGCTCATGCCCGAGAGGGCCACGATATGTCACATGAAACCCACTCGGATTTTGCTGCATCGAGTGCCGCCGCTAACTTAATGAAACTGGCTGCTCCGCCTACGACTAACGTGACGCCAGCCTCAAACCCGCAAATGACTGTTCAGCGTCGCCAAAAAGCTTACAAGTGGAATCGCAAGCGTTACTCCCGCACTAAGCGCTCCATCGATATTTGGTCGTTCGTTTTTCGGTTTTTGGGCGCTCGTTGGTTGCATAAGCGCCCTTGGAGCTATCAGGGCGACATGACGCCTGAAAAAATGGCGGCTCGTCGACGTAAACAAGCCATTTGGATCCGTGAAACATTCCTTGAATTAGGGCCGACATTCATTAAGCTTGGGCAACTTTTTTCGACCCGGGCTGACCTCTTTCCTACTGAATACGTGGAAGAGTTGTCAAAACTGCAAGACCGCGTGCCCGCCTTCAGCTATGAACAGGTTGAGGAAATCATTCAAGCCGACTTTGGCAAGTCAGTTCCAGAATTATTCAAGAGTTTTGACCCCATTCCGCTGGCTGCCGCTAGCTTGGGCCAAGTGCATCGGGCTCAACTCCACTCTGGGGATGAAGTTGTCGTTAAGGTTCAGCGTCCTGGCTTAAAGCGTCTGTTCAAAATTGATTTGGCGATTTTGCGGGGCATCGCCGTCTATTTCCAAAATCATCCCTACTGGGGAAAAGGGCGAGATTGGATTGGCATTTATGAAGAATGTTGCCGCATTCTGTGGGAAGAGATTGATTATTTAAATGAAGGTCGCAATGCCGATACCTTCCGACGTAACTTCCGCAAGCATGACTGGACTCGGGTGCCGCGGGTATTTTGGCGCTATGCGACCCCTCGAGTACTGACGCTGGAATATATGCCCGGCATCAAGATTAGTCACTACGAAGCTCTGGAAGCGGCTGGATTAGATCGCAAGGAATTAGCCCATTTGGGAGCCAAAGCCTATCTACACCAGTTGCTGGATGATGGTTTCTTTCACGCTGACCCACACCCTGGCAATATTGCGGTCAGCCCAGAAGGCGCGTTAATTTTTTACGATTTCGGCATGATGGGTCAAGTTAAGCCTGTGACCCGTGAGCGTCTTATGATAACGTTCATAGGAATCGCTCAGCGAGATGCAAATTTAGTTGTCTCATCGCTGGTTGATTTGGGTGCCCTGCAAGAGACTGAAGACATGGGGCCGGTGCGTCGCTCTGTCCAATATATTTTGGACAATTTGATGGACAAGCCCTTTGAAGAGCAATCAGTCGCTGAAATTAGCGATGATTTATATGAGATTGCTTACGACCAGCCCTTTCGATTTCCTGCCACCTTTACCTTTGTGATGCGGGCCTTTTCAACCCTCGAAGGTGTAGGCAAAGGACTGGACCCAGAGTTCAATTTTATGGAAGCGGCTAAACCCTTTGCCACCAAGCTTATGAGTAACAACGATCTTTCTAACTCGACAGAATCTCTCTTTGGCGAAATTGGTCGTCAAGCGGCTCAGGTGGGCTCGACCGCGTTTGGCCTACCCCGACGGTTGGAAGATACGCTGGATAAGTTGGAGCGCGGTGATGTGCGGGTGCGGGTTCGTTCCATTGAAACAGATCGGATTCTGCGTCGGGTGAGCAACGTCAACATGGCTACGAATTACACGCTGCTGGTAGGGGCTTTTGTCCTGTCGGCAACAATTCTGCTGGTTTATGAGTTTTTGTGGTTAGCGATCGCAGCGTTTCTGGTGGCGGGGGTGGCAGGTTTTGCCCTGCTGCGTTTAATGCTGCAAATGGGTCGCGCTGATCGGCTTTAG
- a CDS encoding DUF6825 family protein — MSSPVVHAFFMGRALASAIAEQAEQAMTETLSNLGRFDAEQRENLRNFTEDVMARVQQQEAAVSQGTASSDFSASANSGNAQDLQATIDNLRAEIAQVRSTLQQYRASLN, encoded by the coding sequence ATGAGTAGCCCCGTTGTCCATGCGTTCTTTATGGGTCGCGCGCTAGCGTCTGCGATCGCTGAGCAAGCCGAGCAAGCGATGACCGAAACCCTCAGTAATTTGGGGCGATTTGACGCTGAGCAGCGAGAAAATCTGCGCAACTTTACTGAAGATGTGATGGCGCGGGTACAGCAGCAAGAAGCCGCCGTTTCGCAAGGAACAGCCAGTAGCGACTTTAGTGCTTCTGCTAATTCCGGCAATGCCCAAGATTTACAGGCAACGATTGACAATTTGAGAGCCGAGATTGCTCAAGTTCGTTCAACTTTGCAGCAGTACCGGGCATCCTTGAATTAA